The segment GACTTTATTGTTTGTGATGGTGAGATTACAACCGAATGATGACAACAGTTGTAGGAGtgtaaatgtaagtttttaaacttatcaaaaggtcaaactataatatttaaaatgcatAGATATGATatgtaaaatggttattttttcttgccccattaatttttattagattttgggAGAGAATGTGTCATTTAGCTAGAACAATATTAGTGGATTGTATAGAATGATGAGACTTTAGGATAGCAAATAAGGTCTCTTCAACACATAACTTTGTAATCATTGTGTTAAAATCCAAGAAGTCATTTCTGTACCATATAAAGGATTAAAGTAAttcaaaacaatgaattaatGTCATAATAAGTCGATAAACTCAACATTTATCTCATTCAGTATCATAAAATGTGACATCACGAGGATTATATCATTTTGGTTTAAACGGTGATAACTGATCTTATAAAGTAATCAGCTTAGAGACAGATTTATTAATAGATCATCATAGTTTTTTATACATACGACTAAGATTATTATAAAGTTAAATCAACTAATGACATAGGTACTGGAATAACATTTAGCAAGCAGGTACCATACTTTTTAATAGTCTCGAGATAcccaaattataatttgatggaTGGAATGCAATCATGCCGAAACAATGAAATACTTTGatagtttttattgtttcattctTTAAGCATCTCAACATAATTGAatctctttttgtcttttctttggACTAGTTTGGCCTTATCAccaataatataacattataattttcaaccttttaagaaaattaaatatttcttgggcccaaataaaatagataaaccCATTAGTATGGTACCAATATGTTGTGAGGTCTCTGGTCTCTCCGTTGAACTAAAAGACAACTCCAAGCACAAACATAAACAATTCGATAACCACTAATAAGATGATAGCCCAACacaattaatatgaaatatcCAATAGCAATCCATGCCCAACAcaatcaaaatgatataaatctaATAACAATCCAAGCCCAACACAATCGATATGCAATATCCAACCAAAATCCGAGCCCAACTTAGCTTATATGCAATTGAAGCCCAATTCAATAGTAATCCATCATCCAGGCCAATATCCATCACCCATAATAAAAATACTTCCAAAGATTTAaaacatttcaaattcaatagcccaaaataatatttccaaaaaaaaaaaaaaccatagtaTTTGATATCAAACTCATTCAATATATTGAACAAACAATCCAGGTATTGGAGAAGGAACCTATCACCATCTGAGATCTAAGAGTGTTTTGGAACAATCGTTGATTGTTAGAAAAGAGATCAAAcgagggaaaatgaaaaatatatctattttgtcATTGGAAAAACAATCATCGACTTTATAATCGGAAAAGAGGACGATATATGTTTTGTCATCGAAAGTCTGCACTAGCAGACGCACCTATTGATGGCTAGAAAAGGaaagaacaacaaaaaaaatattatacaatgcCAGAACTAATGACTAACCGGTGAGAGGGGATCCACAAAGACACACATTTATGATCCGAAAAGGGAGAAATCAACACAGAAAAATGATTAACCgaccataaataaaatattcctttTGTGTGGGGTAGCAATGAAAGTCCTCAAAAGTCAGAGGTGACAACTATACTTAGAAAAATATTGAGACTTTGAGACCCTTGTTTCAGGAATAAGATAGGctgtttttaagaaaattaaattttcataatatattcTATCAAAGCAAAAAAGTATATTTACTCTTGTTGACGCCGATATTGATTTTGTGGAAATTACAATTCCCCCGTGAATTCTGATTCATCGCCAGAATAAAGAGGCCTCATCTCCAAAGTTGGGAGTCACATTGGGCTTCAAGCACACGAGACATTTGCATGGTTTCAATGAGTACACCGAGCACACCATTTTGTTCCCTGCTGTCGTAGGTACGACCAACGTATGGCCTTTGTGGTTATAGTAGCCGAATcataaatgtattatttattaaaatttaattttttatattatatatcaattattgtataatatagtataatataacatttaaaaaataaaaaaataattgataaatcatttttttttaaaaaaatcataacaactcttaaaagtctaaaatttcttatatatattctcattatataataatttttttcttttaaaaatgtttCAATCTATATCGATTatatgtatcgtattatatgatatattcactatatcatattaaattgatatatcttatgatacatattattttttatctgtatcgtattatatcgtattagaGATTTTCATGGTAGATAAGAAGTTTTAGGTTAATACATTTAAGAAAGATTATTTAGATTAGGATATGGTTTATAAAGGAAAGATTGAATAAGATATAAATTGAGTACACTTTTAAGAACACTGCAATCTAAATCTCCCCGTACAAAATTTAAACGGGGAGCTTCTTAAGAATGGCACAtgtaatcaaaatttaaaaatcaaatcaaaataattgatGTTCAAAAAGATGACTGATCAAATTAGCTAAGACTTGGGTAGAGTTGTAAGTTTAGCCAAGACACCGACTGCTTGCGAGTTAACGTAAGTGCATGGCTCAGTGCATGATGAATCCCAACGTTTGTCATTGAATTTATCTGCTCGGTTTGGTCCTCCCAGAATGGCTCCTGTTAGCTCATTAGGGTTTGGCTCATCTTTATTGAACCAAGTTGAAAAGCTCATTCCACAACTCACAGACATATCTACTACTGTACATGGCACTGAAGCTCCCCTATGATGCGCTTGTGTTGGTGGGAAATTACCAAATCCAACCATATATGATCTTCCTTCTGGGTTTTTCCCTAGAATGTAATCCATCTGCAATTtcacattatttaacaaattacTTTTTCCATATCTAGCTATTATAAGAGCAAATTTGTGCTTCGAtttcagtatatatataatatacctgCTGCTTAGCAAAAGCCATGAGATGGGTTGGTTCGAATTGTTTCTCACCGCAGCTCACCTTTTGGTTATTTCTGCCAAGTATATCACTGTATATGCTAAACAGTAAAGCTATACCCGTAACATATTGAGTGTTGGCACCATCCCTCAAGTGAAGCAAGCCACCTTTAATGagaaaacaatttataataattaatgcCGATCAAGTGAATTAATCAGCTGGCACAGAGAAGATCTTGAGTGTCCTACGTACCTGGACTGATGAAATTTTGGTGATATGGGCTATCAGGAAGATTTGAACAAATAAAGCTGTCAGCTTGGTTCTTGTAGTTTGCCAAGGCACTGTCTCCATGAAAGAAGAACTGCATTTTCAGGGAAACAAATTAATGGAGTTTCAAAAAAGTTTCATTAATGAAGTTATATTACCAATTTTCAGACGTAGTGTGTAAGATAACAAACCTCAGAGAGAATAATTTGGGCTCCAGAATATTTAAGATCCCAGCTAAACTCGGTTACACTAGCGCTGATGGCCTCTTCTTTAATGTACTGCATATACTTAGGGTTCTTGGTGGCCAAATACAACCATGTTGAAGCCCACAATAACTCATCCTGCAAATATTATCATAGCCAAAAACATCCTAAGGaagttcttattttttaaataaacaactCCAAAATATTGCAAGGAGTGAGTAGGTACATTAAAACCAGAATAAGAGCAATAGAAGGGGCATTCTCCATCGTAAGTTCCTTTACGGCTCTTAGCGAAATTGAACAACTgtcaagaaagaagagaaaaatttagCAGAATGTAAATTGAAACATGGAGGAGAAGATAATTAGAGAGATAAAAATTATGATGATATCATCTATACCAGCTTGGCTTTGTTGAGGAGAGAACGGGAATATTGGCGGTCAACAGTCTTAAAGACAGCTGAAGAAGCAGCCATTGCAGCAGCAGTTTCAGCTGCAATCTCAGTTCCAGGGGAATGATCATCAATCATTAACACAGTTCTTGGCGTATTCATAACTTCCGGCCGCACCCAGCATTCATGATCCTTCACAGGGTCTCCAACCTGCACgaacaatttgttttttctagTGGCTTTAATGAAATAATCAGTGCCCCAACGGATACCATCAAGAACATTTTGATATTCTCCAGCCGCTTTCAGCTCGGATTCATAGCTGAGAGCTGACCAGGCTAAAGTGGTGATTGTGAAAGCCATGGGAAGTCCATACTTAACGTTGTCTCCAGCGTCATAATATCCCCCAACCAGATCCGCCTGCAACGGCAAAAACTAGtaattgattaatataaatcaacaaaattcatATAATCCGATCATTTTCGCAGTGAAATGCAAGCTCTCACATGTATATCTTCTCCATCATGAAGAGCAGAATCTCCTCTCCAGGGCACCCGGTTATTGGGAGGAAGTTTTCCTGATCTTTGTGCCTCTAGAAAGATGATGGATTTGGTGAGGGCATCCTTGTAATCAAGACCATCGTGACAATTCACAGCAATCAAAAGTCCTAGAAAAACAGCCAGCCATGCCATGATTATGGCCATGGAAGCTCTCAGTGAAGAGCCCATCAAGGCAAAAATATGTTAACTAAAATAGAAGCTGgtagaaaatattattcagaGGGAATAGGATACAATGAGAAGCTTTGAATGATTGAAGACTCGAATAGCTTCGAATTATATACAAAGCCAATGGAAATATGGAGCTTCCTCTTTtctgtttttagtttttaatgtttCAATGGCGGTAAAGCTGTGGCCAAGGAAAGTTAAAAAGTGAATAGCCATTAATGGAGTGGGAAATATTTTGTTCATTGCTTTGAGGGGTTCAGTTTTTGGTAGGTTtcattaatttctataattaaaatcaaattaagaatatttttagcCAACTTCctttaaaatttccaaattttaagCTCCAAAGATTTAGTTATATAtcagataattataattaatggatattttttctaaattatattaatttaccaataatatattaatttatattcttagAGCCCCACCCAAGCAATTAGGATAATTTTAAGTCACTCATTCTTGAGATAGCTGCTGTTGTTAAGATGGTAATTACCTAAATCCctcttttaaaaaaatgggGGAAGACAATAAAGTTTCTAGAAGCTCAAACTaaatatagaattttataattaaattttagtaagTATGAACCCTAGTTACTAAAtatagaaatgacaaaaaaaaagtacaaaaattATATGAGTATAATCTGATAAATGGAGAAAAatacatttgtaaaaaaatgataataaaatttgaatacaaaaaagATAAGAAACGTATGTACACGGGTTTAATATGACAAATcgtcaataatatatttctaaaacttaaacaatatcaataataattttaatatttttcacaaatcttctaattaaaatcaatataataatttatatatatattaattattgatattgaCAACATTCAAACAACAAACACATAATTAAACTAGAGTTTCAAACACAACACAATCAAGATCCAAATGGTAGtccataacataaaatatatataaacaaacaataaaaactcaaaaaggGACACCATCTAGTTCCAAGAAAGGTTATCATAATTCATCAAGTCATCTATGTAAGCCTTAGTGCTTGGTATAGAATCAAAATCTTCATCTATATGAATTTCTTCATAATTTGGAAGTTGCCCCAAATTATCAAGATCTATAGGTTTTAAGTCATGAATCATGGTGGAAGTGAATTTATCTAACATCATCATATTTATCGTCACATACACTAATGTATCTAGCATTTCTTGTAACAacctattcttcttcttcttctttttttgagCAGCTCCAATTTCTTTCACCCGATGAAGTTCTACAAGGTTGactcaaaattcaaacaacatACTTCTTGAGCATAGGAAGATCATTCCCATTGTAATCTCACCACTCTGCtacaaatgacataaaaaactttttttaaatacaaaaagagaAGTAATGCatagaaaagaaattcaaaatttttaaacttacaaTGATGACTTGTTGCAAACATTGTTTTTGATATAGAGGTAAATAATGTAGATGTTctattatgatataattgaaaCTCTCTCATAAATGTCAACTTTCCTCTACTATAATCatgttttcattaatataattgatatcaTCTTTCATCCCTCTAtcctatttaaaattttcaaaaaaaataagatgGACTAAGAAAGGTAGCTATAATATGTATTTGATGAATGATGTTGTTGACCTGATGATTCTTAAATAATTCCCAAATATGTATGCACTTGTTTGTCTCACTATTACATCGTTTCttaattgaaactttttctttcattattgcTTCATATAAGTCACCACCAGTAGATTCATCACTATCAACCAACAAATAACTCAAATTACGGACTCAAGAATATTTTTAACATcctttttttaaactcaaaaatcactttaaataATTTCAGTAACCATTTAACCTAATTTGgtcttataataaataaaaccccTCCATTCAAATAAAGCAACAAAGAGAGGAAGTTCATTCTCCAAATCCAACACAGATTGAAGCATTAGAAAGTTTGAAGCAAATCTTGTGGCACAAGTTTGATCTGCTTGTATATTTTGACTAAAAGAGTTAATTGTCTACCTAAATTAACCATTTCAAGAAATGGCTTCATTGTTATTACTACTGTATTGAAGGAATTAAAAATTGAAGGAATTAGAGGTTTagtgttaaaaattaaagagtttcatattaaataaaaataaataagtaaatagtatataaatataatatattggaCTTTAACACAAGTTAATtgattatgtataatataagtttcgaTCTTCATACTTATAGATCTAATATCTCTCTCACACTCATAATCGGTTATACTTTTTGCTTTCTTTCAAACAATATCTCTGATATCCTTAAGGAGGATGTGAGGCTATCCCTCTACATACTTGAATCATTCACATTGATTTTTGGG is part of the Mangifera indica cultivar Alphonso chromosome 13, CATAS_Mindica_2.1, whole genome shotgun sequence genome and harbors:
- the LOC123195346 gene encoding endoglucanase 16-like; translated protein: MGSSLRASMAIIMAWLAVFLGLLIAVNCHDGLDYKDALTKSIIFLEAQRSGKLPPNNRVPWRGDSALHDGEDIHADLVGGYYDAGDNVKYGLPMAFTITTLAWSALSYESELKAAGEYQNVLDGIRWGTDYFIKATRKNKLFVQVGDPVKDHECWVRPEVMNTPRTVLMIDDHSPGTEIAAETAAAMAASSAVFKTVDRQYSRSLLNKAKLLFNFAKSRKGTYDGECPFYCSYSGFNDELLWASTWLYLATKNPKYMQYIKEEAISASVTEFSWDLKYSGAQIILSEFFFHGDSALANYKNQADSFICSNLPDSPYHQNFISPGGLLHLRDGANTQYVTGIALLFSIYSDILGRNNQKVSCGEKQFEPTHLMAFAKQQMDYILGKNPEGRSYMVGFGNFPPTQAHHRGASVPCTVVDMSVSCGMSFSTWFNKDEPNPNELTGAILGGPNRADKFNDKRWDSSCTEPCTYVNSQAVGVLAKLTTLPKS